aaaaaagaaaaaaaaaaaaaacacaatggctGAGAGAAAAGAAATATGAGTCTGACATGGGCTGTTTTAAACAGCCTATACAGACAGATGACAAAAACAAATCAATAGATAAAAACTAAGGTGTGCTTTGGATGAATACAGGAGTATATTGTCAGTGTAAATATATTGTACCATAGGAGTTAGAGAGAAAGGTATATTATACTGAACAGACATAAGGACATTAAtagcaaatacttaaaaaaaaaaatcaccagatttTTCTGGAGCTATCTCCTTGTTGCTTGCAGGTTGTTCCTCTTGTCTCACACTATTGGAGGAGACTTTTGAACAtgcaaaaaatgttgaaaagaatCAGAACATGTACTGGGCCTGTGGTACAAAAAAAATAACCGAGAACTAATATAACAATGCTTTTTTTGCTGCCCAAACTAGGGTTAACAGTGGGTTGGACATCTCTACAAAATGGACAATAAAAACAGCCTTTGATAGAAATGTGACAACATCAGTTTGATACTACATACCTATTTCATGTGTGTTTTCTGCTGAAATATTATCCAAGGTGCTGTCATTTCTCTCTGGCACAGTGTTGCCTACATTCCTCAACTCCCCATGGGTTGATAAAGCAGCAGATGGAGCAGGCAGCCCTTCTACAGGACTGGTATTTGTGGgacacaaagagtcagaagaggagaTTGCAGTAGTGACCTCTGGATCAGAATCAGCCAAGTTAGCCAATGGGGGAGTTTTGTCTCCCTCTTCAAGTTCTTTGTTTGTTTCCAAACTGTCTTCTCCTGTGCCACCTAACACATTCTTATTCACCTTTGTGAATAGGATTTGCTCAGTCTGATCCACCTTGGGCTGACCCTTAGATGATGCTAAAGAGTTCTTTATGCTATAACAAGAAGCCATGGGCTGTGATGGTATAGAAGGGCATTCTTCAGATGCTACACCCAATTGAGAACTCTGTCTAAAAGGTGTTGATGAAAGAACAACAGATGGAGACTGTGCAGGATGTGCAGTGGTCTGAGGAGGAGTAACTAGGACTGCTCGAGTTGTATGCATACTGGAAACAGTACTAGAAGGTGAAGTTGAAGAAGGTGGTCCAGCAGATAACTGAATATTCTGTGGAATATGTAAAGCCCCCACAACTGCCACAGACTGAGGAGCCATGTTTGAATTGGATGCCACTGTGGAAACTGGCAAGTTCCCTTGCTGTGATGCCTTCATGACTTGTATGATTGAAGGAGAATTGAAGAAAACTGGGGTGATAAACTGAGGGCACACAGTCGACTGAGAAGCCTGCTGCTGTCCTTCGGACACAATAACTTTGTTGCCCATGTTCTGCACATTCACCACAGTTGGCAACAATGATTGCTGCTGCAGGTGGGAAGTCATAGGGTCAGTTGTGGTAGAAGAAGTTGTGATGGGGTTTGAAGTGACAAAAACAGTTATCTGGCTCTGAGACACTGAACTGGAAACAGAGGTCTGACCAGCTGGTTGTTTCACTGCAGAAGATGGAAGGTTCAGAGACACATTTGTACTGGGTTCTATGGTATCTGTTCTAGGTTGAGCTGCATGTGGTCCCGTGTGTAAAAGCAAATTAGGTGTGGCTACAACTTCATTACTACTACTTGTATCTTCTGGTACAGGAGAAATGTCAGCAATTTTGGGATCATCTGAAAGCAGCTGTAAAGGAGGCGATTCAGTTACAGGTACTACAGAAGACTTGATGGTAAGATTGGGAGCAGCTGAATGATCCAACAATTGATTCAACGATGTTGGTGCATCTCTCATTGCTGGTGATACCATAGTCTTGATCTCTTCTGCAGAGGGAGGTTTACAGGCATCCATGAGCTGGAGTTCTTTTCTGGCCATCTCTTCAGAAGATGTCTTCAGTTCTTGCTGGGCCATAGCTTTAAGTTCTGCCTCGGTTTGCTCTTTAAAGGCAACTTGCATTGCCTGGTTGTCTGTCTCCTGCATCACTGCCGAGCTATCTTTATTCTCTTCAGTTATATTGCTTATGGCTGGAAGAGAAACCGGTGGATATGAACCAACTGGAGGTCCAGGGACTAGGGACTGCATGGAAGTTTGAGCCTGCATTGCGTTTCTTTGGGGGATTCCAGGGTTTTGTTGTGGCCCAAGCACAAACTTGTTGGCCTTTAAGTTCTGCCTGCCTGGGCTAGGGGTCGTTTTACGACTAGAAGCAGGGCTTGATCGCCTGCTGTTGCTAGGGCTTGCTCGTTTATTTCCACTACTGCCTGTCTGTTTCCCTGCCACAATGTCCATCTTGTGTGATGGGACAAAACCAGTTGGGTTGTTTACAGTCAGTCCAGGAGGAGCTTGTCCAATGGCCTTCAAGGTTGTTGGATTCAACCCTTGTTGATCAAAACCTCTGTTTAGTGTAGGCCTGGGAGGCAATGGAATATTTATCTGAGGAGGGAAGAGGCCTGCAATGGAGGCATTTAGTCTTTCTGGAGACAGGCTAATCTCAGAAGGCTCTGTACTTGGAGGACGATTATTTGGAGTTTGAGGGTAGTAAGGTCTCGGGCTTGCTCTGTTTGGAGTCTTTGGTCTTGATGTTTGTGACGGAGTTTGCACACTCGGAAAGTGGTGTCCATGAGGTCCAGGCATAGAGTTGAcatgctgctgttgctgctggggaTTGGCCCCTTGAGATAAAGTCATAGAAGAAAGATTTCCGGATTTGTTCCCAGGCATCATCAGCTGATTCTGGGAAAGAAGCATTTGAGGTGCCATGTTGTTCTGCTGTCCAGTAACTGCTGCCTGATCTGGAATATCTGCTAAAGAAGATGTTGCAGGCACCTCACCAAGTGGTGACCCTGACTGATTTCCACTGTCTGAGAATCCCATCTTCCTTCCATTATTTCCCAAAGAAACATTAGGCGCCATAGGCATCCTCTGCTTGTCTGGAGAAGGTGGAATTGAGCCAGAACCATGCACATTCACCATAACTGGCATATTGCCACCAGGCTGCATGGGCATCCTCTGAGCTTCAGAATTTAAAGATGGTCGGCGGTTAAAGTCTCCTTGTTGCCCTGGAAGCCTCACAGACTTTTGGTCATGTTGTTGCATCATCAGCATCATCATCATTTGCTGAGGAGGAGTTGGTTGTTGCGCCTGCCCTCCCAGACCTTGTGGCTGTTGCCCCAACTGTTGCATTAACTGAGAAGGGATCTGCTGTAAGGATCTTTGCTCTACTGGCTGAGGTGGGAatgctacaaaaataaaaacagatatatatattttatacattataaacaTTAGTCACTCTTCTATAACTGTAGGACTATCCAGGGCAGCAGATAAGCACTCAATCCAAATCATTCACACCTTCAGGCTGAGTCCTTAGTACATAACTAGGTTACAAATTTATAGAAACAGTGGTCACCACACAGTCACCCGGCTATTGTACCCAGGCCACAAATAAGCACTCCAAATctaaccctaactggccttcaggataCACCCCCTTGACTAATaacgttacagatatatagaaacactggtgcaacagtcaccctgctatagttccagaaccaatttcagaacattttacacagggaacAATGTACCTTCatatgtaaattataagaatgagttctgtgaccatataaaaggcacaCAGCTGGAAGCTGCCTTATACAGGGagctcggagtatcactcatgtattatacgggataatgtaccccctactgtaaattataaggatattagaagtcaccgaggagttctatgaccatataaaggcacaaggctgcaggcagagttatacagggaactctgagtatcagtcatgtattataagggataatgtaccccctactgtaattgataaggatattagaagtcattggggggttctgtgaccatatgaaaGCACAAGACTGTacgctgagttatacagggacctctgagtatcactcacatACTATAGGAAACATTTCCCCTTGCTCTGCTTATTCTAGCAAACCTACTTCTCTACCCACAAAGTttttacggtgcacacaaaatagtttttttcactcactgccacaaataaaaaaaaaaattgatggatAAGGCTACAGTTTATTATTTCCAAGATTTCTTTCATAAAAACCAAACTCTCAAActccaaaagttaaaaaaaactgttgtgtttATAAGGAATTATGGGTACAGCAGCCAGAAGCAGAAAAGGGAGCCTtatttacttatacaggtatgggaccagttatccagaaggctcaggacctgtggtcttccggataacggatttatacataatttggatcttcatacttattagaaaataatttaaaagttacataggctgattttgcttccaataaggattaattatatctcagtttggatcaagaaccattttaaaggagaaaaagccaatttttaaaaaattattatttggataaaatgggagaaggCTATAagtgctttttggataatgggtttccggataacagatcccatacccgtattgtTATGCTCTGTCTTTAAATCAATATTCCCCCAAAACAGTCGAGTCCTGTGGCTCAGCTCAATAATTTCAGTTCAGTTTGTCACAGTACAAAAAATCTGCCACAAATAGCATTTGATTTAGAATGTAAATTGAATTCCTTTTTATGCCCACTAATCCTTAAGAATATTAAGTCACTGACTGGATAAGAAGATGCCCTCTCTGTACACTGCTAGGTTAAGTTTGTTTATTTCCAccaaagctggtcatacactaaTATGCTTGTTTGgtggatctttgcctgattttgcCACCCACATACTGGCCCAAATAAGGCTGATCCAACCAGTTGGCTTCCAGGTggtatttttttaacctgctcaaGAGATATCTGGATTATTTATGGATCAATATTGGTCAGACATGCCGCTGGAGTGCCCCCATACATCATCCCTTTCTATAAGTAATAGAAGGAGAAAAGGAAAGCAAACCCTAAAAGGTGCACCTCCCCATCGTTGGATCCGATGACTCAAAGAACCAATtgaaacttaacttttattgatattaaaataaaaaccatgagtccagaaaaaattaaaatgattgttaAAAACAGGGGGATAAACGGACTGTAATTAAGTTGCACAATATATACAAGCCGTGAGGTGGAGATTAGACCAATCATAAGGTCTTGGGATAACCACGGGGCATAGATGGGGGTTAGTAACCAATTTTCTGGAAAGCAATGGGTAAAAACCCGATCCTCATAGGTTCCCTTCCTTGATTCACcatccaccccttcaccctcagtttAACCCTCCCAGTTCCTTGGAAGGGGAACAAAGTGAACgctgtaccaaaaaaaaaaaaaaaatcgtatgaaCACCAATAAGGGTGACAAGACCCATACAAATGGACTCTCTCTGCAGCACACTTCGCAGCCGTCAAAATTTAACCCTCAAACACCCCCCCCAATTCTATCAGGGAGATGTGCAGGTACAAGTGAATACTCCCAAATTCTACCCCAGCAAGGCTCCGTTGATCTccctccccttcacccacagagcgtCCCTCCCGGTATCGCCGTGGATCAAGGCCTGTAGCAAGCCGTATAAGTTTGCACCCCCTGCCTAACCAGTCTAAaaagcgcctgacgcgcgtttcacccgctcGCAGCAGGCTTTGTCAGCAAAGATAAAAAACTGTTACCTAAatatatccatttagaacagtttacagggtctgcgaacccccccccttcccagagctgcttcagaaggtgaaaaataacactttacacttcattattagaaaaacggtagaaaatagaaagtcattggaaaaagatgttatttctggtgatctatttgaaaacaactagttgtttgaaggtgaacaaccccttcaagccTCACTATagaaattgtttgtttaaatgcatTACATTTATCATTTTTGGAAATACTGAATCTTTTACAAACAGTTCAGCTGGATAACAAACTGTagccaaaccctaatttgtattttcagaaaatacatttcattagtTCTCGCAAAGAAAAAATTGCAGTTGTCCAGAGCTTTCAAGGCACATGATTTATGGGgattggattcagttcagccaaatccaaataatACAGGAACTGCTAGAATGccaccaaataccaaaccaaatccggaGTTTGTTGAAACCTGGCAGCCATTCTATAAATTAAGAATGGATCTGAACAAGGTATCGGCAACTACAGCAGACATAGAAAGTGTGCCACTAGGGATTTCTAAATGTGTTCACACAATCCCTATTAAAGTTCAAAAGAGCTGCAAGAGTCACATCTGAATAATTGGGCTGCTGTGGCTCTGAAAATAGTGATCTTTGCAAAACGAAATGTCATCCCTAATTACTGTATAATCTTAAAATCCTCTGATATTAATTTAGAGGCTTTGGCATGTGGCAAACAACCTGCCTATTATAAGTAGCCATTTGAATCTAAAATGCGTctaaaaatgtgttgttattaAATGGAATGATAATGAACACTTGGGGAGTTATGACAAAAAGGTTCTCACCCGCTGGCCTGTTAGGAAATTCAGAGAGTTTCTGTGTGGTCTCCACAGTGCTTCCTTGTTCCCCTCCTATCCCCAAAGGGTCAGGGTCTTCCATGCGGGTTTCAGCGGCactgaggggggaaaaaaaaaaaaagacatatgaaAACGTTACAAAGCTTGATCCAGTAGGGCTCCTATAATAAGTGAATTGCACAAATTCTATACTAGGAGGAATCAGGTTTTGCCACAGCAACAACATAGTCTCTACTGAAAATGGGAGTACATGGTAAGGAAAATAACATGGCAAATCTTGTGCAGCCAAAAAGCAGCAATctatataaagagaaaataaagagaattTGTCCTCATGAATAGGGTATTATTGTACTGAAGAAAGATAAAGAGTCACTGGACTCGAGATCGAAT
The Xenopus laevis strain J_2021 chromosome 9_10S, Xenopus_laevis_v10.1, whole genome shotgun sequence DNA segment above includes these coding regions:
- the ncoa6.S gene encoding nuclear receptor coactivator 6 isoform X6 — encoded protein: MASHYLPDPGESPLVSPAQLQDGDNDSGIEDELRLEQADSTIFLAFKGDIGDADFQKKLNHILNNVPNLVSMESDQLRLQKVEPWNSVRVTFNIPREAAERLRLLAQGNNQQLRDLGILSVQIEGEGAINLALPHNQGQVRMNGPVAANTAMRIDGNFAMQGGTGIIRMSSPAVAMMSQGAHVSSAVMTPGGCTELQPRTSRPPSQQADTIDPHVSGLNVQQSNHPSGSLGPQVHPMQNVVGSRPMNLANFQQFQQHTRLPQHAQISRGMRQSFSGPSQVPVPPGWNQLASGALQPPPAQAGIGTVNHGWKKSPMNTGPVQQQQFPQRPSLATVQTPSHPPPPYPFGSQQATQTHTSFPSMANQNQFSGTPIKSMQGGPSRVPTPLQQPHLTSKSPASSPSSSFQQSPPASSPTVNQVQQQAVGPRSGQATPLPQGFQQQPISSPSRGGIITQGIATGGFMMQHAPQQNQGPQAIHTGVTKRLLAGFQAGQGNANFLQGQTPPSTAGSPSNGAVLQQQGSASGQTTAGGSVNGSTHSQMQVSHGGPNVMQNNLMGIHSNLNNQQAGSSGVNQVNMAGLHGQNQQANQSHLLSMQQQIISSQGQIVNLQGQAPLNTQAQQLVLSRNQLMPQGQMMVTSPGQNIGQTTQRMTPPKQMLQSHNQIMTPQGQSMMEQIIQGNNQAFSAQSQAVVMGGPNQIIRGANAGLQNAMVQFPGQVSQQGSVNNISQGVNMQGQGLRAPVPGQHLQQTHGDSATQPGSDLNSLLPDLSMPTTANMASQHMQSMAGGSGQHFPGHGLPFSSPFGQGGNGNQMGCGQNTSFPINKDVTLTSPLLVNLLQSDISAGHFGVNSKQNNSSPAKPKKKKPPRKKKNQPTEEQISAAETRMEDPDPLGIGGEQGSTVETTQKLSEFPNRPAAFPPQPVEQRSLQQIPSQLMQQLGQQPQGLGGQAQQPTPPQQMMMMLMMQQHDQKSVRLPGQQGDFNRRPSLNSEAQRMPMQPGGNMPVMVNVHGSGSIPPSPDKQRMPMAPNVSLGNNGRKMGFSDSGNQSGSPLGEVPATSSLADIPDQAAVTGQQNNMAPQMLLSQNQLMMPGNKSGNLSSMTLSQGANPQQQQQHVNSMPGPHGHHFPSVQTPSQTSRPKTPNRASPRPYYPQTPNNRPPSTEPSEISLSPERLNASIAGLFPPQINIPLPPRPTLNRGFDQQGLNPTTLKAIGQAPPGLTVNNPTGFVPSHKMDIVAGKQTGSSGNKRASPSNSRRSSPASSRKTTPSPGRQNLKANKFVLGPQQNPGIPQRNAMQAQTSMQSLVPGPPVGSYPPVSLPAISNITEENKDSSAVMQETDNQAMQVAFKEQTEAELKAMAQQELKTSSEEMARKELQLMDACKPPSAEEIKTMVSPAMRDAPTSLNQLLDHSAAPNLTIKSSVVPVTESPPLQLLSDDPKIADISPVPEDTSSSNEVVATPNLLLHTGPHAAQPRTDTIEPSTNVSLNLPSSAVKQPAGQTSVSSSVSQSQITVFVTSNPITTSSTTTDPMTSHLQQQSLLPTVVNVQNMGNKVIVSEGQQQASQSTVCPQFITPVFFNSPSIIQVMKASQQGNLPVSTVASNSNMAPQSVAVVGALHIPQNIQLSAGPPSSTSPSSTVSSMHTTRAVLVTPPQTTAHPAQSPSVVLSSTPFRQSSQLGVASEECPSIPSQPMASCYSIKNSLASSKGQPKVDQTEQILFTKVNKNVLGGTGEDSLETNKELEEGDKTPPLANLADSDPEVTTAISSSDSLCPTNTSPVEGLPAPSAALSTHGELRNVGNTVPERNDSTLDNISAENTHEIEVHPQDIPESSARSLKFLLLF
- the ncoa6.S gene encoding nuclear receptor coactivator 6 isoform X2, with translation MASHYLPDPGESPLVSPAQLQDGDNDSGIEDELRLEQADSTIFLAFKGDIGDADFQKKLNHILNNVPNLVSMESDQLRLQKVEPWNSVRVTFNIPREAAERLRLLAQGNNQQLRDLGILSVQIEGEGAINLALPHNQGQVRMNGPVAANTAMRIDGNFAMQGGTGIIRMSSPAVAMMSQGAHVSSAVMTPGGCTELQPRTSRPPSQQDTIDPHVSGLNVQQSNHPSGSLGPQVHPMQNVVGSRPMNLANFQQFQQHTRLPQHAQISRGMRQSFSGPSQVPVPPGWNQLASGALQPPPAQAGIGTVNHGWKKSPMNTGPVQQQQFPQRPSLATVQTPSHPPPPYPFGSQQATQTHTSFPSMANQNQFSGTPIKSMQGGPSRVPTPLQQPHLTSKSPASSPSSSFQQSPPASSPTVNQVQQQAVGPRSGQATPLPQGFQQQPISSPSRGGIITQGIATGGFMMQHAPQQNQGPQAIHTGVTKRLLAGFQAGQGNANFLQGQTPPSTAGSPSNGAVLQQQGSASGQTTAGGSVNGSTHSQMQVSHGGPNVMQNNLMGIHSNLNNQQAGSSGVNQVNMAGLHGQNQQANQSHLLSMQQQIISSQGQIVNLQGQAPLNTQAQQLVLSRNQLMPQGQMMVTSPGQNIGQTTQRMTPPKQMLQSHNQIMTPQGQSMMEQIIQGNNQAFSAQSQAVVMGGPNQIIRGANAGLQNAMVQFPGQVSQQGSVNNISQGVNMQGQGLRAPVPGQHLQQTHGDSATQPGSDLNSLLPDLSMPTTANMASQHMQSMAGGSGQHFPGHGLPFSSPFGQGGNGNQMGCGQNTSFPINKDVTLTSPLLVNLLQSDISAGHFGVNSKQNNSSPAKPKKKKPPRKKKNQPTEEQISAAETRMEDPDPLGIGGEQGSTVETTQKLSEFPNRPAAFPPQPVEQRSLQQIPSQLMQQLGQQPQGLGGQAQQPTPPQQMMMMLMMQQHDQKSVRLPGQQGDFNRRPSLNSEAQRMPMQPGGNMPVMVNVHGSGSIPPSPDKQRMPMAPNVSLGNNGRKMGFSDSGNQSGSPLGEVPATSSLADIPDQAAVTGQQNNMAPQMLLSQNQLMMPGNKSGNLSSMTLSQGANPQQQQQHVNSMPGPHGHHFPSVQTPSQTSRPKTPNRASPRPYYPQTPNNRPPSTEPSEISLSPERLNASIAGLFPPQINIPLPPRPTLNRGFDQQGLNPTTLKAIGQAPPGLTVNNPTGFVPSHKMDIVAGKQTGSSGNKRASPSNSRRSSPASSRKTTPSPGRQNLKANKFVLGPQQNPGIPQRNAMQAQTSMQSLVPGPPVGSYPPVSLPAISNITEENKDSSAVMQETDNQAMQVAFKEQTEAELKAMAQQELKTSSEEMARKELQLMDACKPPSAEEIKTMVSPAMRDAPTSLNQLLDHSAAPNLTIKSSVVPVTESPPLQLLSDDPKIADISPVPEDTSSSNEVVATPNLLLHTGPHAAQPRTDTIEPSTNVSLNLPSSAVKQPAGQTSVSSSVSQSQITVFVTSNPITTSSTTTDPMTSHLQQQSLLPTVVNVQNMGNKVIVSEGQQQASQSTVCPQFITPVFFNSPSIIQVMKASQQGNLPVSTVASNSNMAPQSVAVVGALHIPQNIQLSAGPPSSTSPSSTVSSMHTTRAVLVTPPQTTAHPAQSPSVVLSSTPFRQSSQLGVASEECPSIPSQPMASCYSIKNSLASSKGQPKVDQTEQILFTKVNKNVLGGTGEDSLETNKELEEGDKTPPLANLADSDPEVTTAISSSDSLCPTNTSPVEGLPAPSAALSTHGELRNVGNTVPERNDSTLDNISAENTHEIVSSNSVRQEEQPASNKEIAPEKSEVHPQDIPESEITERTKPLSRRNSKMEEPQEVSETGQRKRSARPGTASAKDSGASPAQAKRRKSK